Proteins encoded within one genomic window of Streptomyces rubradiris:
- a CDS encoding NAD kinase, with product MTQNHGRTVFLLAHTGRPAAIRSAELVVKGLLRHGIGVRVLEEEACDLPLPDEVHLVKEATAQCLDGCELLIVLGGDGTLLRGAEFARASGVPMLGVNLGRVGFLAEAERDDLDRVVDRVVARSYEVEERMTVDVVVHRNGDIVHTDWALNEAAVQKAGAEKLLEVVLEIDGRPVSEFGCDGVILSTPTGSTAYAFSAGGPVVWPEVEALLMVPISAHALFAKPLVTSPDSVLAVEVLPHIPPGVLWCDGRRTVELPPGARVEVRRGAVPVRLARLHHSSFTDRLVAKFALPTTGWRGAPHHSSE from the coding sequence TTGACACAGAACCATGGGCGTACCGTTTTCCTGCTCGCCCACACCGGGCGGCCCGCGGCGATCCGCAGCGCGGAACTCGTCGTCAAGGGCCTGCTGCGGCATGGCATCGGGGTGCGGGTGCTGGAGGAGGAGGCGTGCGACCTGCCGCTCCCGGACGAGGTGCACCTCGTCAAGGAGGCCACCGCGCAGTGCCTGGACGGCTGTGAGCTGCTGATCGTGCTGGGCGGCGACGGCACGCTGCTGCGCGGGGCCGAGTTCGCGCGGGCCTCCGGGGTGCCGATGCTCGGCGTCAACCTGGGGCGCGTCGGCTTCCTCGCGGAGGCCGAGCGGGACGACCTGGACCGGGTGGTGGACCGCGTGGTGGCCCGGTCCTACGAGGTCGAGGAGCGGATGACCGTCGACGTCGTCGTGCACCGCAACGGCGACATCGTGCACACCGACTGGGCGCTGAACGAGGCGGCCGTGCAGAAGGCCGGCGCGGAGAAACTGCTTGAGGTCGTGCTGGAGATCGACGGGCGGCCGGTGTCGGAGTTCGGCTGCGACGGGGTGATCCTGTCCACGCCCACCGGGTCCACCGCCTACGCCTTCTCCGCCGGTGGCCCGGTGGTCTGGCCGGAGGTGGAGGCGCTGCTGATGGTGCCGATCAGCGCGCACGCGCTGTTCGCCAAGCCGCTGGTCACCTCCCCGGACTCGGTGCTCGCGGTGGAGGTGCTGCCGCACATCCCGCCGGGCGTGCTGTGGTGCGACGGCCGGCGCACGGTCGAGCTGCCGCCCGGGGCGCGGGTGGAGGTGCGCCGGGGGGCGGTGCCGGTGCGGCTGGCCCGGTTGCACCACTCGTCGTTCACCGACCGGCTCGTGGCGAAGTTCGCCCTGCCGACCACGGGGTGGCGGGGAGCGCCGCACCACTCCTCGGAGTGA
- a CDS encoding glycosyltransferase family 4 protein gives MSPLSSNAPHGRPPLRTVQVLGGANAASSAHVRSLAEGLVARGVRVTVCAPTEADRAYDFSGTGADHVHVPRSSDPVSVAALRTACAHADLVHAHGLHASFRSVLALGGRTTPLVVTWHDRAHAEGPRAQLLRMLERRVTRTAAVVLGTSPDLVDRARRTGARDARLAPVALPGRRRPDGPDEAADHDDPDRQRSKVRAELGAIGRPLLLAVGSLDRHRGYDVLLDAARRWRERDPVPLVVIAGEGPLRPVLQRRIEDEELPVRLVGRRDDVPDLLAAADLALITSRWESRSVLAQEALHARVPLVATRVGGIPDLVGDAAELVPYGDPVALAETVLELLADPGRRARLRERAARQCATWPTEDETVAQVLSVYDELTQPRPLA, from the coding sequence GTGAGCCCGCTGAGCAGCAACGCACCGCACGGCCGGCCGCCGCTGCGCACCGTGCAGGTGCTCGGCGGAGCCAACGCCGCCAGCAGCGCGCATGTGCGCTCCCTGGCCGAGGGACTGGTCGCGCGGGGCGTACGGGTCACGGTGTGCGCCCCCACCGAGGCCGACCGGGCCTACGACTTCAGCGGCACCGGCGCCGACCACGTCCACGTACCGCGCAGCAGCGACCCCGTCTCCGTGGCCGCCCTCCGCACCGCCTGCGCCCACGCCGACCTGGTGCACGCCCACGGGCTGCACGCCTCCTTCCGGTCCGTGCTCGCGCTCGGCGGGCGCACCACCCCGCTGGTGGTCACCTGGCACGACCGCGCCCACGCGGAGGGACCGCGGGCCCAGCTGCTGCGCATGCTGGAACGGCGGGTGACGCGCACCGCGGCCGTCGTCCTCGGCACCAGCCCCGACCTGGTCGACCGCGCCCGGCGGACCGGCGCGCGGGACGCCCGGCTCGCCCCGGTCGCCCTGCCCGGCCGGCGCCGTCCCGACGGCCCCGACGAGGCGGCCGACCACGACGACCCCGACCGGCAACGGTCCAAGGTCCGCGCCGAACTCGGCGCGATCGGCCGCCCGTTGCTGCTCGCGGTCGGCTCCCTGGACCGCCACCGCGGCTACGACGTCCTGCTCGACGCGGCCCGCCGGTGGCGGGAGCGGGACCCGGTGCCGCTGGTGGTGATCGCGGGGGAGGGGCCGCTGCGGCCGGTGCTCCAGCGGCGGATCGAGGACGAGGAGCTGCCGGTGCGGCTCGTCGGCCGCCGCGACGACGTACCCGACCTGCTGGCCGCCGCCGACCTGGCCCTGATCACCAGCAGATGGGAATCGCGGTCCGTCCTCGCCCAGGAGGCGCTGCACGCGCGCGTGCCGCTCGTCGCGACCCGGGTCGGCGGCATCCCCGACCTCGTCGGCGACGCGGCCGAACTCGTCCCGTACGGCGATCCGGTGGCCCTCGCGGAGACGGTCCTCGAACTGCTCGCCGACCCCGGGCGGCGCGCCCGGCTGCGCGAGCGCGCGGCCCGGCAGTGCGCGACCTGGCCGACCGAGGACGAGACCGTCGCCCAGGTCCTCAGCGTCTACGACGAGCTGACCCAGCCCAGGCCACTGGCCTAG
- a CDS encoding ABC transporter ATP-binding protein translates to MTPAGPTNNPRSTVNRLSAENVTLAYDQRVIAEQLSVEIPDHSFTVIVGPNACGKSTLLRALSRMLKPSEGRVLLDGQAIQSMPAKKVARTLGLLPQTAVAPDGITVADLVGRGRYPHQGLLRQWSAEDERVVRESMRQTGVAELADRYVDELSGGQRQRVWIAMALAQQTPLLLLDEPTTYLDIQHQIDVLDLCAELHEEQGRTLVAVLHDLNHAARYATHLIALRGGKVIAEGAPGDIVTAELVEEVFGLRCQVIDDPETGTPLVVPAARKARLTAAS, encoded by the coding sequence ATGACCCCCGCCGGCCCGACGAACAATCCGAGGAGCACTGTGAACCGCCTGTCCGCCGAGAACGTCACCCTCGCCTACGACCAGCGTGTCATCGCCGAGCAGCTGTCGGTGGAGATCCCCGATCACTCCTTCACGGTGATCGTCGGCCCGAACGCGTGCGGCAAGTCGACGCTGCTGCGGGCGCTGTCGCGGATGCTCAAGCCCAGCGAGGGCCGGGTGCTGCTGGACGGACAGGCCATCCAGTCGATGCCCGCGAAGAAGGTCGCCCGCACCCTCGGCCTGCTGCCCCAGACGGCCGTCGCGCCCGACGGCATCACGGTCGCCGACCTGGTCGGCCGGGGCCGCTACCCGCACCAGGGCCTGCTGCGCCAGTGGTCGGCCGAGGACGAGCGGGTCGTGCGGGAGTCGATGCGGCAGACCGGCGTGGCCGAGCTGGCCGACCGGTACGTCGACGAGCTGTCCGGCGGGCAGCGGCAGCGGGTGTGGATCGCCATGGCGCTCGCCCAGCAGACCCCGCTGCTGCTCCTGGACGAGCCGACCACCTACCTGGACATCCAGCACCAGATCGACGTCCTCGACCTGTGCGCCGAACTCCACGAGGAGCAGGGCCGGACGCTGGTGGCGGTGCTGCACGACCTCAACCACGCCGCCCGCTACGCCACCCACCTCATCGCCCTGCGCGGCGGGAAGGTGATCGCCGAGGGCGCGCCGGGCGACATCGTCACCGCCGAGCTGGTGGAAGAGGTGTTCGGACTGCGCTGTCAGGTGATCGACGACCCGGAGACGGGCACCCCGCTGGTCGTGCCCGCCGCCCGCAAGGCACGGCTCACAGCAGCTTCCTGA
- a CDS encoding TlyA family RNA methyltransferase — MAGVARRRLDAELVRRKLARSREHASQLIAAGRVTVGKTVATKPATQVETAAAIVVQADDSDPDYVSRGGHKLAGALAAFVPQGLVVEGRRALDAGASTGGFTDVLLRAGAAHVVAVDVGYGQLAWSLRQDARVTVKDRTNVRELTLKAIDGEPVELVVGDLSFIPLGLVLPALKGCATPDADLVMMVKPQFEVGKERLGSGGVVRSPELRAEAVRKVAEQAWELGLGVRSVTASPLPGPSGNVEYFLWLRAGAPRVDPADVDRAVAEGPR, encoded by the coding sequence GTGGCAGGAGTCGCACGCCGCCGTCTCGACGCGGAGCTGGTCCGCCGGAAGCTCGCCCGTTCGCGCGAGCACGCCAGCCAGCTGATCGCCGCCGGGCGGGTCACCGTCGGCAAGACCGTGGCGACCAAGCCGGCCACGCAGGTGGAGACCGCCGCCGCCATCGTCGTCCAGGCCGACGACAGCGATCCCGACTACGTCTCCCGGGGCGGGCACAAACTGGCCGGCGCGCTCGCGGCCTTCGTGCCGCAGGGGCTCGTGGTCGAGGGCCGGCGCGCGCTGGACGCCGGAGCGTCCACCGGTGGCTTCACCGATGTCCTGCTGCGCGCGGGCGCCGCCCATGTCGTCGCCGTGGACGTAGGCTACGGGCAGCTCGCCTGGTCCCTGCGGCAGGATGCACGCGTCACCGTCAAGGACCGTACGAACGTACGCGAGTTGACGCTGAAGGCGATCGACGGGGAGCCGGTGGAGCTGGTCGTGGGGGATCTGTCCTTCATCCCGCTCGGACTGGTGCTGCCCGCCCTGAAGGGGTGCGCGACGCCGGACGCCGATCTGGTGATGATGGTCAAGCCGCAGTTCGAGGTGGGCAAGGAGCGGCTGGGCAGCGGCGGTGTCGTGCGCAGTCCCGAGCTGCGGGCCGAGGCCGTGCGGAAAGTGGCCGAGCAGGCGTGGGAGCTGGGCCTCGGGGTGCGGTCGGTCACCGCCAGCCCGCTGCCCGGGCCCTCGGGGAACGTCGAGTACTTTCTCTGGCTGCGGGCGGGGGCACCCCGGGTGGACCCGGCCGACGTCGACCGTGCAGTGGCGGAGGGGCCGCGTTGA
- a CDS encoding sterol-binding protein, whose translation MATIEECRAALGKLSDSMRGAEGEVRAAAALERSVSCHITDLDVTFAGRMTGGRIEVDATLPGPPREKAQIRLALAGDDLVALVDGELNFATAWGSGRVRLEASLLDLFRLRKLL comes from the coding sequence ATGGCCACGATCGAGGAGTGCCGCGCCGCACTGGGGAAGCTTTCGGACAGCATGCGGGGGGCCGAGGGCGAGGTCCGCGCGGCCGCCGCGCTGGAGCGCTCGGTGAGCTGCCACATCACCGACCTGGACGTCACCTTCGCCGGCCGGATGACGGGCGGGCGGATCGAGGTGGACGCCACCCTCCCCGGCCCGCCGCGGGAGAAGGCGCAGATCAGGCTCGCCCTGGCCGGGGACGACCTGGTGGCCCTGGTGGACGGCGAACTGAACTTCGCGACCGCCTGGGGCTCGGGCCGGGTACGGCTGGAGGCGAGCCTGCTGGATCTGTTCCGGCTCAGGAAGCTGCTGTGA
- the recN gene encoding DNA repair protein RecN, translating into MVCSVLEEMRIRSLGVIDDAVVELSPGFTAVTGETGAGKTMVVTSLGLLLGGRADPALVRIGAEKAVVEGRVAVPPGAAAVARAEEAGAELDDGALLISRTVSAEGRSRAHLGGRSVPVGLLAELADDLVAVHGQTDQQGLLKLSRQRQALDRYAGDAVAVPLAEYTGAYRRLRAVSAELEEITTRARERAQEADMLRYGLDEIAAVEPRPGEDAELAEEAGRLGHAEALSSAATAAHAALAGNPEDPEGIDASTLVAGAHRALEAVRAHDPALAALADRIGEIGILLTDVAGELAGYADDLDADPLRLAAVEERRAALTALTRKYGEDIDAVLAWAEQGAARLTELDGDDERITELTAERDALRGELGVLAQRLTDARTEAAQRFAAAVTAELASLAMPHARVSFDIRQTDDPEGVEVGGRTVAYGPSGVDEVELLLAPHPGAPARPIAKGASGGELSRVMLAVEVVFAGTDPVPTYLFDEVDAGVGGKAAVEIGRRLAKLAKTAQVVVVTHLPQVAAFADRQLLVEKTNDGSVTRSGVKVLEGEERVRELSRMLAGQENSEAARAHAEELLATARAEV; encoded by the coding sequence ATGGTCTGTTCCGTGTTGGAGGAGATGCGGATACGGTCGCTCGGGGTCATCGACGATGCCGTCGTCGAACTGTCACCGGGGTTCACCGCGGTCACCGGTGAGACGGGTGCGGGCAAGACCATGGTGGTCACCAGCCTGGGGCTGCTGCTCGGTGGCCGGGCCGACCCGGCGCTCGTGCGGATCGGGGCGGAGAAGGCGGTCGTGGAGGGGCGGGTCGCCGTACCCCCCGGAGCCGCCGCCGTCGCACGCGCCGAGGAGGCCGGGGCCGAACTGGACGACGGCGCCCTGCTGATCAGCCGTACCGTCTCCGCCGAGGGCCGCTCGCGGGCGCATCTGGGCGGGCGCAGCGTCCCCGTCGGGCTGCTCGCCGAGCTGGCCGACGACCTGGTGGCCGTGCACGGGCAGACCGACCAGCAGGGGCTGCTGAAGCTGTCCCGGCAACGGCAGGCGCTCGACCGGTACGCGGGCGACGCCGTCGCCGTGCCGCTCGCCGAGTACACCGGGGCCTACCGGCGGCTGCGGGCCGTCTCCGCCGAGCTTGAGGAGATCACCACGCGCGCGCGGGAGCGGGCGCAGGAAGCCGACATGCTGCGCTACGGGCTCGACGAGATCGCCGCCGTGGAGCCCCGGCCCGGCGAGGACGCCGAGCTGGCCGAGGAGGCCGGGCGGCTCGGGCACGCCGAGGCGCTGTCGTCCGCCGCGACGGCCGCGCACGCCGCTCTCGCGGGCAACCCGGAGGACCCCGAGGGGATCGACGCCTCGACCCTCGTCGCGGGCGCCCACCGCGCCCTGGAGGCCGTACGGGCCCACGACCCGGCGCTGGCCGCGCTCGCCGACCGGATCGGGGAGATCGGCATCCTGCTCACCGACGTGGCCGGTGAGCTGGCCGGATACGCCGACGATCTCGACGCCGACCCGCTGCGGCTGGCCGCCGTGGAGGAACGCCGGGCCGCACTGACCGCGCTGACCCGCAAGTACGGCGAGGACATCGACGCGGTCCTCGCCTGGGCCGAGCAGGGCGCCGCCCGGCTCACCGAGCTGGACGGCGACGACGAGCGGATCACCGAGCTGACCGCCGAGCGCGACGCGCTGCGGGGCGAACTGGGCGTCCTCGCGCAGCGGCTGACCGACGCGCGGACCGAGGCCGCCCAGCGGTTCGCCGCGGCCGTCACCGCCGAGCTGGCCTCGCTGGCGATGCCCCACGCGCGCGTGTCCTTCGACATCCGGCAGACCGACGACCCCGAGGGCGTCGAGGTCGGCGGGCGCACGGTCGCCTACGGCCCGTCGGGCGTGGACGAGGTCGAGCTGCTGCTCGCCCCGCACCCGGGCGCCCCGGCGCGGCCCATCGCCAAGGGCGCCTCGGGCGGTGAGCTGTCCCGGGTGATGCTCGCGGTGGAGGTGGTCTTCGCGGGCACCGACCCGGTCCCGACGTACCTGTTCGACGAGGTGGACGCCGGGGTCGGCGGCAAAGCCGCGGTCGAGATCGGCCGGCGCCTGGCGAAGCTCGCCAAGACCGCGCAGGTCGTCGTGGTCACCCACCTGCCCCAGGTCGCCGCGTTCGCCGACCGTCAGCTGCTGGTGGAGAAGACCAACGACGGCTCCGTGACCCGCTCCGGTGTCAAGGTCCTGGAGGGCGAGGAACGCGTCCGCGAGCTGTCCCGCATGCTGGCCGGCCAGGAGAACTCCGAAGCGGCCCGCGCCCACGCGGAGGAACTGCTGGCCACGGCGAGGGCGGAGGTGTAG
- a CDS encoding HAD hydrolase-like protein — protein sequence MSQGVRTRPEGSGQPLSEAYDTALLDLDGVVYAGGSAIAHAVDSLAVARSGGMRLAYVTNNALRTPDTVAGHLTELGIPTGADDVITSAQAVARLISEQVPAGARVLVIGGDGLRVALRERGLVPVESADDDPAAVVQGYGGPDLPWGRFAEASYAVRRGVPWFASNTDLTIPSGRGIAPGNGAAVEVVRIATGAEPQVAGKPLPPMHRETIIRTGAERPLVVGDRLDTDIEGAFNGGVDSLLVLTGVTDGAQLLAAPPHHRPTYVDADLRGLLTGQPEVTGDGAGFRCGGWTATAGADRLELTGDGEALDGLRALCAAAWTAAGEGSCALDGGKALARLGL from the coding sequence ATGAGCCAAGGCGTCAGGACCAGGCCCGAGGGCAGTGGGCAGCCCCTGAGCGAGGCGTACGACACGGCGCTGCTCGACCTGGATGGGGTGGTCTACGCGGGCGGCAGCGCGATCGCGCACGCGGTCGACTCGCTGGCGGTGGCCCGCTCGGGCGGCATGCGGCTGGCGTACGTCACCAACAACGCGCTGCGCACCCCGGACACGGTGGCCGGGCACCTGACGGAGCTGGGCATACCGACCGGCGCGGACGACGTGATCACCTCCGCGCAGGCCGTCGCCCGGCTGATCAGCGAGCAGGTGCCGGCCGGGGCGCGGGTGCTGGTGATCGGCGGCGATGGGCTCAGGGTGGCGCTGCGCGAGCGCGGCCTGGTGCCGGTGGAGTCGGCGGACGACGACCCGGCGGCGGTCGTCCAGGGCTACGGCGGGCCGGACCTGCCGTGGGGCCGGTTCGCGGAGGCGTCGTACGCCGTCCGGCGGGGCGTGCCGTGGTTCGCGTCCAACACCGACCTGACGATTCCCAGCGGGCGGGGCATCGCTCCGGGGAACGGGGCGGCCGTGGAGGTGGTACGGATCGCGACCGGCGCCGAGCCGCAGGTCGCGGGCAAGCCGCTGCCCCCGATGCACCGCGAGACGATCATCCGGACCGGTGCCGAGCGCCCGCTGGTGGTCGGGGACCGGCTGGACACCGACATCGAGGGCGCGTTCAACGGCGGGGTCGACTCGCTGCTGGTGCTCACCGGAGTCACCGACGGGGCGCAGCTGCTGGCCGCGCCGCCTCACCACAGGCCGACCTATGTGGACGCGGATCTGCGCGGGCTGCTCACCGGGCAGCCGGAGGTCACCGGGGACGGGGCCGGCTTCCGCTGTGGCGGCTGGACGGCGACGGCCGGGGCCGACCGGCTGGAGCTGACGGGCGACGGCGAGGCGCTGGACGGGCTGCGGGCGCTGTGCGCGGCGGCCTGGACGGCGGCGGGCGAGGGTTCCTGCGCGCTGGACGGCGGGAAGGCGCTGGCCCGGCTGGGGCTTTGA
- a CDS encoding FecCD family ABC transporter permease, which yields MKTHSRSRAVRTPGGLSVRLDPRALTVVVLLLVAACAAGVALIGTGDARIPAADVLRTLAGNGTAYQDFIVNELRLPRVLVGLLVGACLGLGGALFQSISRNPLGSPDVLGLSQGSTAGALTVIVLLSGSASQVTAGALAGGLATGLAVYLLAWKQGVHGYRMVLVGIGVNAVMTAVNGYLLTKADLVDAARAVVWMTGSLNGRDWAQVWPLLALCVVLVPLVLVNARGLRMMEMGDDISHALGVRVQWVRLLLMVSAVLLTAAATAAAGPVSFVALTAPQLARRLTRSPGPNLVPSLCMGATLLVAADWASQRAFGADQLPVGVVTGVLGGAYLLWLLVTERRAGRI from the coding sequence GTGAAGACCCACTCCAGGAGCCGTGCCGTGCGCACCCCCGGCGGGCTCTCCGTGCGCCTGGACCCGCGTGCCCTGACCGTCGTCGTGCTGCTGCTGGTCGCCGCCTGCGCCGCCGGCGTCGCCCTGATCGGGACCGGCGACGCGCGGATCCCGGCGGCCGACGTGCTGCGCACGCTCGCCGGGAACGGCACCGCCTACCAGGACTTCATCGTCAACGAACTGCGCCTGCCCCGGGTCCTCGTCGGCCTGCTGGTCGGCGCCTGTCTCGGCCTCGGCGGCGCCCTGTTCCAGTCGATCTCCCGCAACCCGCTGGGCAGCCCGGACGTGCTGGGCCTGTCGCAGGGCTCCACGGCCGGCGCGCTGACCGTGATCGTGCTGCTGTCCGGCAGCGCCTCGCAGGTGACCGCCGGCGCGCTGGCCGGCGGTCTCGCGACCGGTCTCGCCGTCTATCTGCTCGCCTGGAAGCAGGGCGTGCACGGCTACCGGATGGTGCTGGTCGGCATCGGCGTCAACGCGGTCATGACGGCCGTCAACGGCTATCTGCTCACCAAGGCCGACCTGGTCGACGCCGCCCGCGCGGTGGTGTGGATGACGGGTTCGCTCAACGGCCGGGACTGGGCCCAGGTCTGGCCGCTGCTCGCGCTGTGCGTCGTCCTCGTCCCGCTGGTCCTCGTCAACGCCCGGGGCTTGCGGATGATGGAGATGGGCGACGACATCTCCCACGCGCTCGGTGTGCGCGTGCAGTGGGTGCGGCTGCTGCTCATGGTCAGCGCCGTCCTGCTCACCGCCGCCGCCACGGCCGCCGCCGGCCCCGTCAGCTTCGTCGCGCTGACCGCGCCGCAGCTCGCCCGCCGGCTGACCCGCTCGCCGGGGCCCAACCTGGTGCCGTCGCTGTGCATGGGCGCGACCCTGCTGGTCGCCGCCGACTGGGCCTCCCAGCGCGCCTTCGGCGCCGACCAGCTGCCCGTCGGCGTGGTCACCGGCGTGCTCGGCGGCGCCTACCTGCTGTGGCTGCTGGTCACCGAGCGCCGGGCGGGCCGGATATGA
- a CDS encoding FecCD family ABC transporter permease, protein MLVDSPPEQRAEHAPAPPTRHVARALGLLLSAVLLVLVALASIAIGAKGLSPAQVWHGLFHDTGTYGDVVVGERLSRTVLGLLVGAALGLSGAVLQALTRNPLADPGLLGINAGASAAVVTAMTFLGVTSLTGYVWFAFLGAAAVGGLVWFLGGSRGATPVRLALAGTAITAALYGYLQAVMITDGAALGKMRFWTVGSLVSATDATIVQVLPFLAVGMVLALALARPLNAVEMGDDTARALGANLDRTRALAMLSAVVLCGAATAACGPIMFVGLMVPHVVRSFTGPDLRWILPYAMVLAPVLLLGADVLGRVVARPAELQVGIVTALIGGPVFIFLVRRRRTAQL, encoded by the coding sequence GTGTTGGTCGACAGTCCTCCGGAACAGCGCGCGGAGCACGCCCCCGCGCCCCCAACCCGCCATGTGGCCAGGGCCCTTGGGCTCCTGCTCTCGGCCGTGCTCCTGGTGCTCGTCGCCCTGGCGAGCATCGCGATCGGAGCGAAAGGGCTGTCACCGGCCCAGGTCTGGCACGGCCTGTTCCACGACACGGGCACGTACGGCGACGTGGTCGTGGGCGAACGGCTCTCGCGCACGGTACTCGGTCTGCTGGTCGGTGCCGCGCTCGGCCTCTCCGGCGCGGTGCTCCAGGCGCTGACCCGCAACCCGCTGGCCGACCCCGGACTGCTCGGCATCAACGCGGGCGCCTCCGCCGCCGTCGTCACGGCCATGACCTTTCTCGGCGTCACCAGCCTGACCGGCTACGTGTGGTTCGCGTTCCTGGGCGCGGCGGCGGTCGGCGGGCTGGTGTGGTTCCTCGGCGGCAGCCGGGGCGCCACCCCGGTGCGGCTCGCGCTCGCCGGTACGGCGATCACCGCGGCCCTGTACGGCTATCTCCAGGCCGTGATGATCACGGACGGCGCGGCCCTGGGCAAGATGCGCTTCTGGACGGTGGGTTCGCTGGTCTCGGCCACCGACGCGACCATCGTGCAGGTGCTGCCGTTCCTCGCGGTCGGCATGGTGCTGGCGCTGGCGCTGGCCCGGCCGCTGAACGCGGTGGAGATGGGTGACGACACCGCCCGCGCCCTCGGCGCCAACCTCGACCGCACCCGCGCGCTGGCCATGCTGTCCGCCGTGGTGCTGTGCGGTGCCGCGACCGCCGCCTGCGGCCCGATCATGTTCGTCGGCCTGATGGTGCCGCACGTCGTGCGCTCCTTCACCGGCCCCGACCTGCGCTGGATCCTGCCCTACGCCATGGTTCTGGCGCCCGTGCTGCTGCTCGGCGCCGATGTCCTCGGCCGGGTCGTGGCCCGGCCCGCCGAGCTCCAGGTCGGCATCGTCACCGCGCTCATCGGCGGCCCGGTCTTCATCTTTCTCGTACGACGGCGGAGGACGGCCCAGCTGTGA
- a CDS encoding DUF1015 family protein: MKTAGHSEATTRRGLELTPFRGLRYDPDRVGSLASVTSPPYDVVVRPDGLHHLQSADPHNIVRLILPQAGTPSARTEQAADTLRRWLAEGILVADPDPGLYVYEQRDGEGMLQRGIIGTLRVTEPAEGVVLPHEDVMPPVVADRAALMRATRANLEPLLLTYRGDGAMAPGTAAGAGTGTAAEAGTGTAAEVIERTASRPPLLATTTEDGFRHRLWSITDPVDLARVQGDLAGRQALIADGHHRWATYRRLRLEHPSPSPWDYGLVLLVDTVRYPLRVRAIHRLLHGLPVADALRAVKGLFRVRRLDAPLPEALAALADASCAGNAFLLAGDGAFHLLDRPDPRLLARTVPADRPAAWRSLDATVLHATLLEHVWRIPEDSPAHVAYIHDTAATVEKAERDGGTAVLMHPVREEVVRDLARQGVTMPRKSTSFGPKPASGLVLRALEI; the protein is encoded by the coding sequence ATGAAGACAGCAGGTCACTCGGAGGCAACGACGCGCCGCGGCCTGGAACTCACCCCGTTCCGCGGCCTGCGTTACGACCCCGACCGGGTCGGCAGCCTCGCCTCCGTCACTTCCCCTCCCTACGACGTCGTCGTACGGCCCGACGGCCTGCACCATCTCCAGTCGGCCGACCCGCACAACATCGTCCGGCTGATCCTGCCGCAGGCCGGCACGCCCAGCGCCCGCACCGAGCAGGCCGCCGACACCCTGCGCCGCTGGCTGGCCGAGGGCATCCTCGTCGCCGACCCGGATCCGGGCCTGTACGTGTACGAGCAGCGCGACGGCGAGGGCATGCTCCAGCGCGGGATCATCGGCACGCTGCGGGTCACGGAGCCCGCCGAGGGCGTGGTGCTGCCGCACGAGGACGTCATGCCGCCCGTGGTCGCCGACCGCGCCGCCCTGATGCGCGCGACCCGCGCGAACCTGGAACCGCTGCTGCTGACCTACCGGGGGGACGGCGCCATGGCCCCCGGTACGGCGGCCGGGGCGGGCACCGGTACGGCGGCCGAGGCGGGCACCGGTACGGCGGCCGAGGTGATCGAGCGCACGGCGAGCCGCCCGCCGCTGCTGGCCACCACCACCGAGGACGGCTTCCGGCACCGCCTGTGGTCCATCACCGACCCCGTCGACCTGGCCCGCGTCCAGGGGGACCTGGCCGGCCGCCAGGCACTGATCGCCGACGGCCACCACCGCTGGGCCACCTACCGGCGGCTGCGCCTGGAACACCCCTCCCCCAGCCCCTGGGACTACGGCCTGGTCCTGCTGGTCGACACCGTCCGCTATCCGCTGCGGGTCCGCGCCATCCACCGGCTGCTGCACGGGCTGCCGGTCGCGGACGCGCTCCGGGCGGTGAAGGGCCTGTTCCGGGTACGACGGCTCGACGCGCCCCTGCCGGAGGCCCTGGCCGCCCTGGCGGACGCGTCCTGCGCGGGCAACGCGTTCCTGCTGGCCGGTGACGGCGCCTTCCACCTGCTCGACCGTCCGGACCCGCGGCTGCTGGCCCGGACGGTCCCGGCGGACCGGCCGGCCGCCTGGCGCTCGCTGGACGCCACGGTGCTGCACGCCACGCTGCTGGAGCACGTCTGGCGCATCCCCGAGGACTCCCCGGCGCACGTCGCGTACATCCACGACACGGCGGCGACGGTCGAGAAGGCGGAACGCGACGGCGGTACGGCCGTCCTGATGCACCCGGTCCGCGAGGAGGTCGTACGCGACCTGGCCCGGCAGGGGGTGACGATGCCCCGCAAGTCGACGTCGTTCGGCCCGAAGCCGGCGTCGGGGCTGGTGCTGCGCGCGCTGGAGATCTGA